The Rhinolophus ferrumequinum isolate MPI-CBG mRhiFer1 chromosome 21, mRhiFer1_v1.p, whole genome shotgun sequence region GGGAAGACGGCGTACGTCGAATTTTTGCCTGCTAACCTGGGAGACTTTCAAGAGTGGCGCTGCCTGAGCTTCCAGCCTTAGAGACCACGGCCTCTGCTCCAGGAGGTGCCCTTACCCCTCGGAGCCATGGGCCGGATCTCGGGGCTCGTGCCCTCTCGCTTCCTGACGCTCCTGGCGCATCTGGTCGTCGTCATCACCTTATTCTGGTCCCGGGTAAGATCCACGGCCACCCTCCACCCAACCCCCATTCCCACGTCGGTGTGGTCCCAGCCCAACACCGCTCTATCCCCAGGGCCTGACCCGGTTGGGTCTTCCTATCCCCCGCTGCCCACCCctctttcacttctctttctctgtgaccTGCTCAACAGGACAGCAACATCCAGGCCTGCCTGCCTCTCACGTTTACCCCTGAGGAGTATGAGAAGCAGGACATTCAGTGAGCACTTGGGGAGGGGTGGTCAGAATTAAGTAGTAGTTGGAGTGGAAGGGTCTTAGAAGAAGTCCAGAAGGCCTGAGCCAACCCCCTTCCTCTCTGCAGGCTGGTGGCAGCGCTGTCTGTCACCCTGGGCCTCTTTGCAGTGGAGCTGGCCGGTTTCTTCTCAGGAGTTTCCATGTTCAACAGTACCCAGAGCCTCATCTGTATCCTTTCTGCCTGCGTACCTTTCCCACAGGGGCCATTGCCATCGCTACTCCCTTCAGCCACCTAACTTTTTGGTACAATAGTGCCTGCCCTAGCAGGCAAACAGAATCTCTCCAGTTGAGAGATCTTCTTAGATAATTTAATACAATCTCTTGTGTAGCCTGGGGTAAATTGGGAACCCACTTCTACCTCATCTGAAGAGTCCAGGCTGGCCCCTAGATCTGGGATGGGGGCAGCCTGCGGTCCCAGCTGTGCAGGCTCAGCTCTAGCCTCTACTCACATGGCTGTCCTAAAACTCAGAAGGCAGGGCTACTGGCTCTGTGCCTTCGCAATTGGCGAGGGAGCAAGAAATGAACCAGACACAGATGCCAGCCCCACCACTGGCCTTTTCTGGTCCACCACTGCCTCTGGATCCAAAGACTTTCCTTGACTCAGGGGCGTTCCCAGCCATCGGGGCTCACTGTAGTGCGTCTGTGGCACTATCCTTTTTCATATTTGAGCGTTGGGAGTGCACCACATACTGGTACATTTTTGTCTTCTGCAGGTACAGTAACATCCAATGtttggggatgggatgggggaggaaggTTTACTGTAAATCTGAAGGTAGCCCCACCCAGCCCTTTACTCCATGTGTGAGATACCAGATCCACTCAAAGTCCTGTATTTAGTTTTTTGAAGTCCCGCTCCACCTATACTTTGGGGGTGGGGTCTCTGGTTCGGGGATTTTTATTGGAAGGGGCCCTGAACCCACCACCTTAACCTTCCATAGTGCCCTCCCAGCTGTCACTGAAATGGCATTATTCATCAGCGTCTTTGGGTTGAAAAAGAAACCTTTCTGATCACTTTCATGGGAGCCTAGGGAGGAAGGCTGGAGAAGCAAGGGACCATTGACCGTTCCTGGAAGGAGGAAAGCAAAATCTTCAACCTTCCCCCGTAAGACTGCATTTGGTGGAggattttaaagtaattatctGTCGAGTCTGGGATTATCAGCgttttatttaatgatttgtAATAAAACCTATTTTAGAGTAAGATCAAGGCTTACAAAAATTTCAGAGGAGAATTGGGGTAGCCAAACTACTAGAGAAACGGAAGGCTGTTTTCCTTGCAGATTGTATCGCTTTTTTGGTTATTACGGTAGACGCCGGGCAGAAGGGAGTGGGCGGAGATATGTAAATAAGTAATGCCAGCAGGACTGCAAGATCGTGGAGTGGAGCATTCTGGGGAAGTTAGTTTATCCCTTTTGGCAGCCAAATGGggaaaaacctgtattttaaaaagatctgCAAATAAATGTAGCAACAGAAATGtaagaatatgaatattttaggTAGCTCCGACTAACATGTTATATTCTCACCCTTGCTTATAGCGGAATCTTTTTTACTGAATATGGTAATGCCGTCAGAAGTTCCTTATCGTCAGGTAGGATAATCCTTACCTGTTCCTCTTCGGAGGACAGATTAGAATGTGATGATTGGAGTTCGCATGATTCGTGATTAACGTCTCTGCGTAATCAGGTCTTGCAACACCCTGATTGCTCCTATCTGATTCTTCCTGGCGATCATTTCTTTTACAATTGTAGTAGTTGGAGTTTACTGGTTGTAGGTTTTACTTAATGAGTGGTTTTGTTATCTCGTTGTTTTAGTTTGTGGAGTGTCTTTAGGCGGATTTGTTTGGAAGCTGCTAGTTCCGTTTTCTGACCTTGAGGCTCTACGTTAACATAcaagatttttctttcaatttctggGCCAATTCAAGTGCCGAGTACTCCCagtttttttctggagaaatcTTTGTCACcagtaaatgttttttgttatCTCTGGGCTTTGCTATCAAACGATCGTTAATGTTGATCATACCACGTGGTGTCATAAATGGTCTTTTGTCAAACCTTCCACCTCACCATGGTGAGAAGGGCACGTGCTCAGGGAGAATTTCTCTGGTGGTTGGAGCTCCTACCCAGAAACCTGGCAAACCTGTTGTTCGCAGAGGAACACTCCACCTGTTAGCATCTGCCTGCTAGCACATGAAAAgaacatgtttaaaagaaaaattattaaaacacacacaaactaaaAGCATTATACACACGAACTACAAGAGTCTAAAGTTATAATGTCACAAAATGAATGTGCTCAGGGTCATGTTTCCTGGTTAAGTGTATGTTGGGAGGGTTCTCTGTACTCCCAGGCCGTTCTAAATAAGCTAAAGACATCCAAGGAGATACTTTCTGGTGATGTCTCTTTGAAGGTGATGCCTTCCCTGGCCATGTTTCTTCTCCTGGCAGTCCTTCATCCTGAGCTTTCATTCaatacttactgagcatttactacatgTAAAGCACTGTAGTAGGTACTGAGGGATCCGTACTCAGCCTTGGACATCACAGATATTATGGCTCATAGAGACAGACGTGAAACAATATCCGGTACTCCCAGAGTAATTTAATAGCAACTTGTGATAAGTGCTAGAAAAGAGACTTACAGATGCTATGGAGTAGGGATTAGTCTGCCCAAGGTTACAGAAGTGTTGCTCCTACAACAGCAATTTGAGTGACTGGAGTAGACGCAGGGGAGCAGATTGTGCAGAAAGACATGGTGGACATTCCTGGCAATGGTTAGAGGCCTGATCAGGAAAAGTCATATCCTAGTGCCGTCTGGCTTTCACCCCCACCCAGCGGTGTGTTCCACTGATTTgtgaaaggtttttgttttacaaaaacattGTGGACTGGTTGTTAAACACAGCtattattgaaaattaaattagtaaacttataattaaataaattctattttaaaacagaGGTAATAAATACCCAAAATTCATTACCTcctgtttattttacattttactattaCATGCTCTTCAGGTTATTGACATTTATTGTATCTGTGTGGTAGAGATACTATATAATGATGTGCGACTATATCTTTTCTGAACTCATTTAGTGACATCTAGTTGATAGTATGAAATTGGTCTTGGTGGGAGTATTTCAccatagaaattggcaaacacaACAAACAACATATCAGGCTTTGTTGATTGTCTAGATTTaagaaaatgatggagaaaatgttaataatgcagaTTCAACTTAGAAGTGTTATGTCTGTAACTGTCGCATTGTGAATAGCACAAAAAAATTGTGGAAATATTCTCCCAGGATTTGTAAACTATTACCAGATTCGTCCagtattttctcatgattagattgagaTTATGCATTTCGGGCAAGAATACCAAAATCATTCAAGTTATGGAGGTACTGGAAGTTTCATAtcttcattgtttcattttttgtgttacttgaaaatgtaaataaaaatgtcaaccaAAATTCATGTTGGAACTACTCGTATACCTGTAGTTAGGATACAACTCCATTTATGAAATCATGGATGTAAGagtggaatttacaataaatgttatatattttattatttgtaattctgTGATACATAGCCTTCATATCAGGAAAATTTGTAACAAACTTATGTACATACATAAATGGATACTTTTTTTAGAAAGTTGGTTGTTGAACATTTGCCAGCACTCTCCTGCCCCTATCATCCCAAGAAACTGCTCATTATCAGTGACTTCCTTGTTCCTAAATCCAGAGGTCACGTCTCAGACTTTAGCTCGACCTCTTTTCAGCATATATTTTGACCacttccctctttttaaatttttttcttgcttagcTTCTGAAAAATAGTTCCCCTGGTTTACCTCCCACTGttctggctgctccttctcagaCTCACCCAATAAAGGCGTACAGGGCATCAGTCACTGAGGACATGCTACTGGGTTGTCTCCTTCACTTGCCCCTTAAATGTTGGTGGTTGCTACTCCTTGGGTGACTTCATCTACCTCTTGTAGATGAACCAGATGATTCtggtttccaagtcttggctctGTTACGTGAGCGCTAGCTCAGGGCAAAGTCTTTGGGAGCAAGCTGTGGAGCCAATCCTGGGTTCAAAGTGCACCCTCTGCTCTTCTTGGCTGTGTGTTCTGCAACaggcaggtcacttaacctcGCTCTGCCTGAATTCCCTCAACCACACTCCAGAAGTAGCTactattaaaacaaatacttcaattatttgtttcttgGTCAACACCAGAGATTTTGCCGATAGCATCagaaataggttttcattttattatgaaattagtGGCTTGTTAATCAgcataaaccagtcacaaaaagaaatacttctTGGTCGTACTTATATGCAGTAtaaaagtagtcaaattcatagaaacagaaagtagaatggtttCTAGGAACTGCGGGGAGACAGGGTGGGGAATTATTAaggggtatagagtttcagttctgGAGATTGCGTGCACAACTGAATGAATGTATCTAACACTACTAAacatacacttttaaaaaggttaagatggtaaattttgttatgtatttttttaactcaatttaaaaaataaatagataatttaaaaaaaatatccgTGGGGAAAAGAGGGATTAGTCAATAAAAGAACATCTGAGTAGCCATCTGGGGAAAAATATGGATCAATACTTTATATTACAGATATCAAAGATTATAGTGTAAAAACTAAAACTGTAAAAGTACTCAGAGAAACCTTgacatttttaacctttttattttgaataattttagacCTATAGAAAAACTGCAAAAATGGTACAAAGTTCCTCTATACCCTTCACCTAGCTTCTCCAAATGTTAACATCTTGCCTAGCCATGGTATAATTATTGAAACCAGGAAATTAGTGTTGATACAATACTAttacaccccaataaattaaaaaacaaacaaacaatactaTTAAATAATCTACGTCTTATTTGAATTTTGCCAGTTTTCTAACTAATGCCCTTTTTCTGATTCATGATCTAATCCAAGGTTTCACATTGTATTATGATGTCTCCTTAGGCTTTTCCAATCTgagacagtttctcagtctttttttttttccttgacataCTTGAAGAGTACTGGTGAGTTATTTTGCAAAATGTCCCTCCGTTTGGATTTGTCAAGTGTTTTCTTGTGATTAGATTGAAGTTATGCATTTTGggcaagaataccacagaagCAAATAGGGTGGAATGGGGAAGACATTTCTAAGTATGATAACAAGacacagaaatcataaaagagaagactgatacatttaaatatatattaaaatgttaaaagtacaCATGgcaaaaaaatcagcaaaagttAAAAGATGACAATCTAGgggaaatataattcatattGCAGAGAAAGGGCTAATTTTGATACATAATAACCTCCTTCGTATCTATAAGAAACATACCAACAAGCCAATAAAAAATGTACCAAAAAATGTGTGTggacattttacagaaaaggaaacacaaagaactctcaaatacatgaaaagatgcctaaCCTCATTCACCATAAGAAAAATGCTAATTATGTTTAGTTGTAACGCATTTGTAATGAGCAAAAAGTTTCATATAGCTGGAGAGGGTATGGGTTTAAGTAAACAAACCTCACCTGTTTGCTAGTGGGAGTAAAAATTAGCAACATATCCAtagagagcaatttggcaatattaatcaaaatcaaaatcaataaaaatcacaaatacccATACCCTTTGACCTAGGATTTTCATTTCTAGGAATAAGCCCTACACATTTGCACATACTGTTAGGTGAAATGGAAATGTGTACATTATTCTTTGCAGCTTTGCTTGTATtggcaaaagattggaaacaatctaaatgtcaaCAGGGGATTGGTTAAATTGTATCACAGTGTAATACTATGAAgccaggaaaaaaagcaaactcgATACACTGTTACGGAATGATCTCCAAGTTACATGACAAAAATAAGGCGCAGAACAGTTCATATaatttgcttccatttttgtAAAGAAGTGGAAAGCTGTGTGCATGGAACACCTCTGGAAAGAGGCCCAGGGAACTGGGAGAACTGGTTGCTGAGGGGCAGAAGCTGGGTGGCTGGGAGACAGGGTGGGAGAGTGACTCTCTCCATATGCTCTTTCCAACGTTTGGAATTTGAaccacatacatttaaaaagaaaaacatacaaactacaacattttttaaaaacggGAGGCTGCAGCTGCTTATGTTCCCTGTCTGAAAATGAAGCTAAGTCAGAGGCCAGCAAAGctagaaaaggagaaatagatcTCTGCTGACATCATGTGAGCGCCTGGATCCTGCTGTTCCATTTATGTTCTAGTTATGTGAGCCCTCAGATGCTTTTTGGTTTAAATCTGTTTGAGCTGTGTTGGCAAGTATCTTGATTATTATGTCCATCAAAGATCtcatgtgggtttttttaaaacctttattgagatataattgacaaacatACTGTGTTTTAATGACCTTTTTTCTTGTGTGCTATTGCAGCTCCTAATGCCAGCAGAATGCTTAGCATTGTAGTATGAAAGAGccctcattcaacaaataagGGAAATAAGGCCCAAAGAGAAAGCCATTTGCTTGGGGACATCATGCAGATAGGGAGAGCTGTGACTAGAATGCAAGTCTCCTGGCTGTCAGACATAAGCTGACTCAATTACAggaatttattgagcatccactaCCAGTCAGGCTCTGGGCTTGGCATGTGATATGGTGGGAAATAAAGATGTGGCTTCTTACCAACCATACTATCTGAAGGGGGACTTTCCCCCCCAAATAGAGGAGCTTGTTAACCCCAGTGAATCTGATGAATGGAGGGTCAAAAAGTGAGGGTTTGGGACCAGGGGGTGTCTCTTATCTCCTAGTCCCAGAGGATAAGCCTTATCTCCTAGTCCCAGAGTCCTGCCCACACAGGGCTCTGGCATGTGGTTCCCCCACTGCCCAGGCCCACACTACCCTGCATCCCACACGACCTTAAGAGCTGGGCCTGTCCTGCTGCAGTGACAGGAGTTGGGTCCCTGGCCAAACTGATAACAAGTGATTAGGGTTTCACCAGCCTAATCATGGCTGTCCTCACAGGAAGATTGGGCACACAGGTCCTGCTCAAACCCATCCTCCCCAAACACGTGCCCGGGAGTTCACTATTAGCAGTCCCCAGCTATACTGGGTTCTCTACGAAAACACTCTTCACTAAGTCTGTAGTTCACCATCATTGATTCACTATTCATTTGCCTGCATTGTTTCTGGCACTGTGTTTGGTACTTGTACAGAGAGAACTACACAGATTAAAAGATACCACTCTAtctatattatgttttatatttaaaaaatctagagCTATTCTATCTGAAAAAAAGTTGATTCgccaattaaaattaaaaaaaaagacccatcAAGTCTAGGTTTCCCCAAATGTAAAATCAAGACAATACTTAATTCATAGGATTGAGGGTTGATTGATCATGGCAGGTATTTACAACCTCCCTAAGAGCACTGTTGTAATAGCAAAGAACAAACagcaaaactggaaacagcctaaaATGCTGGTCCTTGAGAGACTaggtaaataaactgtggtaagACTTCTTTTTAAACATGGAAGATTGGCCATGAGCATTTGTCTTCTCTTCTTTCCAAATGTTAACTAAGTAACAGGAGAAGAGTCAAGTATAAATCAATAAGTACCAAGAGACCAAGAGAGAAGACAGCTGCAGACCAAAGGTTTCAACAAGGCTTTGGAGGCTGGGCAGCAGCCAAAGTATGGTGACAAACCAAGTAGGGCAGAAGGAATCAGGAGGACATGGTGCCCGAAACCCTGTGGGTCTCCAGACCCTGGGTCCAACCTGGCTGAATGCAGGGGTGGCTGAGAGTCTGTGTTCAGTGTTAAGGCCCCTGCGGCTCCCTCACCTTTTACACCCGAGTCACACATACCACCCTTCCCTCCACATGCTCATTTCCAAGGACGCTTTGAATTTGGGGACACTAGGCCCAGCAGAGGTGAGAACGGAGGCTAGAAACAGGAGCCCCCACCCTGTTTCAGATCCACTCCCCCATCAAGGGCAGGGGATGGAGAATGGAGGATATTGTTCTCAAAAATCTGAATGGCCCCAGAGAAAGCCTGCCACCGAATCAACACTTGAGAGAGTCCCCCTGAAAAGCAAAGCTGATATGATAGCCAATGAATGCTCCTTCTGCCCCCCACAGCTTTCAATCATCCTTTTGGTGGCTCCCTATTAAATATGAACAAAGTATCAGCCAGCATTTGAGGAAAGTCTCTAAAATGAAAGAGAGACACTCCCATATACAgcatcacaaaaaagaaaacaacaaaaaagagccAATCAAAGAAATCTGGAAGAAACAAATACTAGGGAgcaaaagttaaaacaaacaaacaaaaccaatcattggaaagtaaaacaaacagaagGGACAACTCAATACATATAGTCTGttagcatttgtatttttaaaaaggaaaaaagaatctacAAGTAtggtgtttcccgaaaataagacccatctgaaaaataaaccctagcagatttttcaggatgacatcccctgaacataagccctaatgcgtcttttggggcacaagttaatataagaccaagtcttattttgggggaaacacggtatttacaaGACTGGAGATAGCAAATGTGTCAGGTATGGGTCCTGAGCAGCTCAGAACCAGGGTTCACTGTACATTCCTTTGTACCTTCTGAATTTTGATCGTGTTACCTATTACctagtttaaaatttaatactggatttaaaaaatatcctcagAGAGATGACAgaagatactgcatttttttgaaatgaaaaaaataaaataaatataacaaaactttttttttttccaaaaaggagGATATATGAAACTGtccagaaagtaaaacaaaaagataagtGAGTTGGGGGGGTCACCAAGGGAACCTCAGCTTTATGtgtaatgttttaatattttgcaagGAGAATGTAGTCATATTATTTAAGGTAAAAACTGAGCATATGTGGCAATCCCTGTGAAGCCTCTCGCACACAGTAGGTCTCTGGCAGTTTCTCTTCCCTCCATGATGAGCCCAGGGCTTTCTGCAGCCCCAGAGCCTTCCTGACTAGAGGGCTCCGCCAGAGGTTACAGGGTTTGAGCAGGTGACTGTCATGGCAGTGAGGCCAGCCCCTCGGTCCCCATTCCAGGCCGCATTCTCGAGGGCACGCCTCTTCTGTTTCTAATTAGAAGGCTTTGATTTACAAGTTGCATTAAGGGACACACAAGGTCTCTGAAATTATAATTACCAGTTTGGTCATGCTTAACTCATGTGCATGGAGCAAGTTCCCATGAGTCAAAGTGTGGAAACGACCTAGGCCCCTTCTATCCCAACTTTTCAGTCAGTTGTGttagaagaggggaaaaaaaaaaaaacctttataaaAGATTTTCTCTGTGCCAcctacatcagaatcaccagagTAAGTACTTGTTACTCACTTGTTAGATGTGTACTTAGGCCCCCTCCCACATCCTTTAAGCCTTGGGAGTGGGGGCCAGAGATTCAGCTAACAAACCCCTGAAGCAGGTAAATGTAGAAGCCAGATCTCATTTATGCAAATAtattaccttatttttctttagttcGAGTTACCCCTATTTGGCTCTCCATTCTACCTGCTTGCAGAAAacattctcttatttatttccAAGTGAGCTCAGtcatcccacccctcccccttctcctgccTCCACCATTGATCTAAATTTGGGGAGTTCCTTCACCCCAAAGCACATGTTTGTGGGGGCCAGGATGAACTGCTCAGAGTCCTCTCTCTGAGATAAATCCTCATGGTCCCTGCCTCCGTGGATCACACTTTGCTGCGGCTGCCCCCAGCCTCCTGGAGTGATAGCAATGTGCCAGCTTTCCAAGCCACACCCCATGGCCTTGGCTACCCAACTTTACTCCGGATTCTGTCCCTTCCATGTCCTGGATTTGGCCATCTGGGGAAATGGGGATCACTCCTAAAGCAGTGTCTAACGTCTTGTCCTCCACTAGCTTCTCCACAGCTAGTGCAGGGTCTTTGGTCAGAGTAGGGAGGCTCTGCCTGTTTGTACCTCTGTCTAATCTTCCCTGTCCCAGACA contains the following coding sequences:
- the TMEM107 gene encoding transmembrane protein 107 isoform X1, coding for MGRISGLVPSRFLTLLAHLVVVITLFWSRDSNIQACLPLTFTPEEYEKQDIQLVAALSVTLGLFAVELAGFFSGVSMFNSTQSLISIGAHCSASVALSFFIFERWECTTYWYIFVFCREEGWRSKGPLTVPGRRKAKSSTFPRKTAFGGGF
- the TMEM107 gene encoding transmembrane protein 107 isoform X2; amino-acid sequence: MGRISGLVPSRFLTLLAHLVVVITLFWSRDSNIQACLPLTFTPEEYEKQDIQLVAALSVTLGLFAVELAGFFSGVSMFNSTQSLISIGAHCSASVALSFFIFERWECTTYWYIFVFCSALPAVTEMALFISVFGLKKKPF